From a single Brassica oleracea var. oleracea cultivar TO1000 chromosome C5, BOL, whole genome shotgun sequence genomic region:
- the LOC106296182 gene encoding dynamin-related protein 4C-like — translation MSCFGDVARRFQETDLDEATKGKQYIHSCLRFFFLNSEVFLHCLRIHSGADPCKFFSPLVSMTNYLDRSLDDLKLYHAHLLQKAFGMKMRIAAYWPIVLQRIIDSISMHLHLSVNYLVNSRFQTEIIAEMVDFGGGGRVERMLRGDEQEKEIMKSRIGLLKDSVEVV, via the exons ATGAGTTGCTTTGGAGATGTTGCAAGACGCTTTCAGGAAACCG ATCTAGATGAAGCCACTAAAGGGAAACAATACATCCACTCTTGCCTTAG GTTCTTTTTCCTAAATTCAGAAGTTTTCCTCCATTGTTTGAGAATACACTCGGGAGCTGACCCTTGCAA GTTTTTCTCTCCTTTGGTATCTATGACTAACTATCTGGATAGGTCTCTAGACGACTTGAAACTG TATCACGCTCATTTACTGCAAAAGGCGTTTGGAATGAAGATGAGGATTGCAGCCTACTGGCCTATCGTCTTGCAGAGAATTATTGACAGCATCTCAATGCATCTTCACCTCTCTGTGAATTATCTGGTCAACAGTCGCTTTCAGACAGAGATCATAGCTGAAATGGTGGATTTTGGAGGTGGTGGAAGAGTTGAGAGGATGCTGCGAGGTGATGAGCAAGAGAAGGAGATAATGAAGAGCCGTATCGGTCTCTTGAAGGATAGTGTTGAGGTCGTTTAG